The following coding sequences are from one Candidatus Nitrohelix vancouverensis window:
- a CDS encoding Rrf2 family transcriptional regulator produces MKLSSTVEWAIHCCTFLAGLPEGRCLTGSDLAEFHGIPRPYLAKTLQALSSNGILDTVSGPRGGYRLGKSPKKISLLDIVLSIEGGDSTFECAEIRRQGPAAMKTASTYKHPCLIATAMWKAEKVWRDELDKVKLSHLVERVAVEVDSRQLKKAKSWIEQKLHMKKIKSKS; encoded by the coding sequence ATGAAACTGAGTTCGACTGTAGAATGGGCAATTCACTGTTGCACCTTTTTAGCCGGTTTACCGGAAGGGCGTTGCCTCACCGGAAGCGATTTAGCGGAATTTCATGGCATCCCCCGCCCTTATCTTGCCAAGACCCTGCAAGCCCTCTCCAGCAATGGGATTCTGGATACGGTGTCAGGACCCAGAGGGGGATACCGGCTTGGGAAAAGTCCTAAAAAAATATCTCTATTAGATATCGTTTTGTCGATTGAGGGAGGAGATTCTACATTCGAATGCGCCGAGATTCGGCGACAGGGTCCGGCGGCGATGAAAACGGCCTCCACTTACAAACATCCATGTTTGATTGCAACCGCCATGTGGAAGGCGGAAAAAGTCTGGCGAGACGAGCTGGATAAAGTCAAACTGTCTCACCTGGTGGAAAGGGTTGCCGTAGAAGTCGATTCAAGGCAATTGAAAAAGGCTAAATCATGGATCGAACAAAAACTACACATGAAAAAAATCAAATCAAAATCCTGA
- a CDS encoding carboxymuconolactone decarboxylase family protein: MNARVNYHKNSPEAVKALLKVESYLNTSSLKGKIFGLVKLRASQINGCAYCVNMHYGELKKEGVAEAVLALVAVWKDSPCFSERERAALDWAERVTLLAGSEISDEVYNRMREHFLEDELVDLTVAIGQINLWNRLSVSFKNQPTVSEAR; the protein is encoded by the coding sequence ATGAATGCGCGCGTGAATTATCACAAGAATTCCCCGGAGGCCGTAAAGGCTCTCTTGAAGGTTGAATCCTATCTAAACACTTCCAGCCTGAAGGGAAAGATATTTGGTTTGGTCAAACTGAGAGCCTCCCAGATTAACGGATGCGCTTATTGTGTGAACATGCATTATGGCGAACTAAAAAAAGAAGGGGTCGCCGAAGCCGTTCTGGCGCTGGTCGCTGTGTGGAAAGACTCGCCCTGCTTTTCGGAAAGGGAACGCGCGGCGCTGGATTGGGCGGAGCGCGTGACCCTGCTGGCCGGGTCGGAAATTTCGGACGAGGTTTACAACAGAATGCGGGAGCATTTTTTAGAAGACGAGTTGGTTGATTTGACGGTGGCGATCGGTCAGATCAACTTATGGAATCGTTTGTCCGTTTCGTTTAAAAATCAACCTACGGTTTCAGAGGCCCGTTGA
- a CDS encoding cupin domain-containing protein translates to MRYICLSALFVMTSIFGATSHAQEASGVNILKQLELPEFDGKEAVMLRVDYAPGESTSKHRHNAHTFVYVLEGSVMMQVEGGAVQVFGNGETFYESPDDIHSVSRNASATEPASFLVFFIKNTDAPILLSIDEK, encoded by the coding sequence ATGCGTTACATTTGTTTATCGGCTTTGTTCGTGATGACGTCCATCTTCGGCGCGACCTCCCACGCGCAGGAAGCCTCGGGTGTCAATATACTGAAGCAATTGGAACTGCCCGAATTTGATGGTAAAGAAGCGGTGATGCTTCGGGTGGATTACGCGCCGGGGGAATCGACCTCAAAGCATCGTCACAACGCTCATACATTTGTCTATGTTCTGGAAGGCTCGGTGATGATGCAGGTTGAAGGAGGCGCGGTGCAGGTTTTCGGCAATGGGGAAACGTTCTATGAATCGCCCGATGACATCCACTCGGTATCCCGAAATGCCAGCGCGACAGAGCCAGCGAGCTTTCTCGTTTTTTTTATAAAGAATACAGACGCCCCCATTCTTTTGTCGATAGATGAAAAATAG
- a CDS encoding PDZ domain-containing protein, which yields MNNSPVSDSIRIVLISLFIIWTLVFAREAQPEEFAVPNQGSPYIDLHEPPVGSIHHLPTGIRVSQNQLIDALSGSRVIYIGETHDNTEAHRVQLEIIKALAQRGPISVGVEMFRRSSKERLDSWNRGELSEQEFRRQFHEDWGGGYPLYQPIFEYLRERSIPLIGLKSSKDTESRYREGSIGEFPEIDLHDPYHRAYSMSTFGGHSEKVEKPYRMLLLWEEAMAQTVAEFLKNDETGQRKLIVLAGGFHVQYGFGIPKRAFRRVPHAYSIVLPEVIEVPEELKDREMTIEHVSIPLYAADYVWKVDYKILEDNKIRLGVLLKEEDDGLHIKSVMEHSNAHRAGLQEGDILQSIDDQSLPSVPTLATYLQTRSYGDWINLKVLRNGQEVKLQTQLQNPGETPGP from the coding sequence ATGAATAATTCTCCCGTCAGCGATTCCATCCGAATCGTTCTCATATCGCTTTTCATCATCTGGACTCTGGTCTTCGCGCGCGAAGCCCAGCCCGAGGAATTCGCCGTCCCCAATCAGGGATCGCCCTATATCGATCTGCATGAACCGCCCGTCGGCTCGATCCACCACCTGCCCACCGGCATCCGCGTCAGCCAGAATCAACTGATCGACGCCCTGTCCGGTTCGCGCGTGATCTACATCGGCGAGACGCACGACAATACGGAAGCGCACCGCGTTCAACTGGAGATCATCAAAGCCCTTGCGCAACGCGGCCCGATCAGCGTCGGCGTGGAAATGTTCCGACGCTCTTCCAAAGAGCGGCTGGATTCATGGAATCGCGGCGAGCTTTCCGAGCAGGAGTTCCGACGCCAGTTCCACGAGGACTGGGGCGGCGGCTATCCTTTATACCAACCGATCTTCGAATACCTGCGCGAACGCTCCATCCCGCTCATCGGCCTCAAATCGTCCAAAGACACCGAAAGTCGCTACCGCGAAGGGAGCATCGGCGAGTTTCCCGAAATTGATCTGCACGATCCTTATCACCGCGCCTATTCCATGTCGACCTTTGGCGGTCATTCGGAGAAGGTCGAAAAACCCTATCGCATGCTCTTGCTCTGGGAAGAGGCGATGGCCCAAACGGTCGCCGAGTTTTTGAAAAACGATGAAACGGGACAGCGCAAGCTCATCGTGCTGGCCGGGGGTTTTCACGTTCAATACGGATTCGGCATCCCCAAACGCGCCTTTCGCCGCGTCCCGCACGCTTACAGCATCGTCCTGCCGGAAGTGATCGAGGTGCCGGAGGAATTGAAGGACCGGGAGATGACCATCGAACATGTGTCCATCCCTCTCTACGCCGCCGACTATGTGTGGAAGGTGGATTACAAAATCCTTGAGGATAACAAGATTCGTCTTGGCGTCTTGCTGAAAGAAGAGGACGACGGATTGCATATCAAATCCGTCATGGAACATTCCAACGCGCATCGCGCCGGTCTGCAGGAGGGCGACATCTTGCAATCCATCGACGACCAGTCATTGCCAAGCGTTCCAACCCTGGCAACTTACCTGCAAACCCGTTCCTACGGGGATTGGATAAACTTGAAAGTCCTGCGCAACGGACAAGAAGTCAAACTACAAACCCAACTGCAAAACCCCGGCGAGACGCCGGGGCCATAA
- the rpsU gene encoding 30S ribosomal protein S21, which produces MEVTVYQNQVERALKVLKRQMTKEGLLKELKRRRFYEKPSVKKKRKQKEAKKKRKAAMRRSRSRL; this is translated from the coding sequence TTGGAAGTTACTGTCTATCAAAACCAGGTGGAACGAGCTTTAAAAGTACTGAAGCGCCAAATGACCAAAGAAGGTTTGTTGAAGGAATTGAAGCGAAGACGTTTTTACGAAAAGCCTTCGGTCAAAAAGAAGCGAAAGCAGAAAGAAGCGAAGAAGAAGCGTAAAGCGGCCATGCGTCGATCGCGAAGCCGTCTCTAA
- the rlmB gene encoding 23S rRNA (guanosine(2251)-2'-O)-methyltransferase RlmB, which produces MNSFPESALYGINAVLEAIQSQQRACYKLVVDQEASRSRRLREIITLAQSQGIRIETLPSAHFDKQFRGVSHQGIVGFVAEKTVLSVAELIAKVYEKDERPTLGVLDSIQDPQNMGALIRSAAALNCQGLILPKRRSAPLNATVSKVSAGAIERIMIAEATNLSQCLTELKQQGFWIIGLDPRADSPCWNLDLKGPIAVVLGNEGKGIRPILKKDCDFLASIPMAASVESLNASAAGAAIFYEILRQKNERA; this is translated from the coding sequence ATGAACTCATTTCCAGAGTCGGCCCTCTACGGCATCAACGCCGTTTTAGAAGCCATCCAGTCCCAACAGCGCGCCTGTTACAAGCTCGTGGTCGATCAAGAGGCGTCGCGGTCCAGGCGGTTGCGCGAAATCATCACGCTCGCCCAGTCGCAGGGAATACGCATCGAAACACTGCCCTCGGCTCATTTCGACAAGCAATTTCGCGGCGTTTCGCACCAGGGCATTGTCGGATTTGTGGCGGAAAAAACGGTTCTGTCGGTGGCGGAACTCATCGCCAAGGTCTATGAGAAGGACGAACGGCCCACTCTCGGCGTTCTGGATTCGATTCAAGACCCGCAAAACATGGGCGCTCTGATTCGTTCGGCGGCGGCTTTGAACTGCCAGGGATTGATCCTGCCCAAACGTCGCTCCGCGCCGCTCAACGCGACGGTCTCCAAAGTTTCTGCTGGAGCGATTGAACGCATCATGATCGCCGAGGCGACAAACCTCAGCCAATGCTTAACTGAATTGAAACAACAAGGATTCTGGATCATCGGTCTCGACCCGAGGGCGGATAGCCCGTGCTGGAATCTGGACCTCAAAGGTCCGATAGCGGTGGTGCTGGGCAATGAGGGGAAAGGGATTCGACCGATTCTGAAAAAAGATTGCGATTTTCTGGCTTCGATCCCGATGGCGGCATCCGTCGAGTCTCTAAACGCTTCCGCCGCTGGCGCGGCGATCTTTTACGAAATCCTCAGGCAAAAAAATGAACGGGCGTGA
- a CDS encoding AsmA family protein — MFISRLKKISLYLFSAIITVVVIVAGVIAWNLLDVDRVKAHAVQQLESLTGRKVTVGRAELDWGKGVSVRMRDVSIANRSQSDPEFEAQSVWVVVKLLPLMEQKVEVEKLIVQGATLLVERNAEGQFRFGGWGDATEGKTTAENWKNPFQVSALHQLSFQQSVLRFHDYKVLEDGKPASLELDKFHFSLNKPLLKSDYDFILSVEAPHPDQPTAFNAAGTLKNLLNKDPVSRLQWKGKVHAQNLHLSLLKPYLHALSYQASDDSEIGFESEFEGALGGAWTLSGKGHYALVGRDHLPTLSDQDSPKRASAHFDVQVDGNSLDLKKVSLESGRFAVSGSGKVENIFSEDPQLQFSISSKAFEVDHSHEYMPLKLLPEKMHRLVQSRFTGGSFRIKSLDFKGSLNQLKHLDDKNNSHLFSCEIDLDRVNWMEPLPDFKKVTGTLLMKAGASKVHIAKTTFEGLPITDIDGVIHGLLYDPIADLRVKNKVDMEQFIKFLTRILGDDPFAEVLHAVESVRGSGVVEVALKGSLNDDSKLSIFGDLDVENLSVKRRGLPDAIESVRGKVIYRDLSVDEKKDGALSMAEFHGFSGSIGRSSFEDFNGKMILERDNRYREFSAKSRVQLAEVPDIQGYMDLSEPVLKFINSLQFSDGIAEIESFASGTPDTKAGVKRWGTAKLQNVSVRLRDKFQPLMNVKGILKFDDQAKLHLNHIEGWYGNSPIQLGGEVKFAQERKPVFDIDIKLPKLAQSDLKDIPRLDRLKFKGPINVSTRLKGTVDAFQFSKQINLTQTSYQYGGDFSKPEGRPNQISLKGRMTKNKDIDLESLAFELDGSRLEGVGHVEGDSDFELKLQGKQLELKQVASFLPKAPKLLSGLADLQVQVKGSMERLSQAEVRAQAGVTKVAFAKTFPQGTFTGNLDWNGEAIAIKNGGWVDKDSKLKFTARYAPGIEPKAPELTVELNEGVLNIHTEQSEGGSGLSKWMEGVSLFDKGRTHVRLNLSLLTYKRLVMKNLRGEVKIQNRKISVNKLTFGEDGKIHSEGALSFVKGKPMEFKHRLYVEGISAENFVAPFGSTFKEGLTGKVHNFSANLSGQGDAWEDIMGTLTGRVEFLLDAGKIYKRQMKNGIASLTGERQEASGTGEVPAEKPSDNELPYDSISGKFMLIGGIAETSDFILETPGRRTSLVGKLDLGKGEIDAVLGVAPMANLDKFLTQIPLVGKIITAGDEASLVKTYYALRGPLTDPKATAIPFVSLGKKVMGIFQGILQTPQDILSLPTSDDNTN; from the coding sequence ATGTTTATTTCAAGATTAAAAAAAATTTCACTCTATTTGTTCAGCGCGATCATCACAGTGGTTGTGATTGTAGCGGGGGTGATCGCCTGGAATCTTCTCGACGTCGATCGGGTGAAGGCGCATGCAGTTCAGCAATTGGAAAGCCTGACTGGACGCAAGGTGACCGTCGGACGAGCCGAGCTGGACTGGGGCAAAGGCGTGAGCGTTCGCATGCGCGACGTTTCCATCGCAAATCGCTCTCAATCCGATCCTGAGTTCGAAGCGCAAAGCGTTTGGGTGGTGGTCAAGCTCCTTCCCTTGATGGAACAAAAGGTGGAAGTGGAAAAGCTGATCGTGCAAGGCGCAACCTTATTGGTAGAGCGCAATGCAGAGGGACAGTTTCGCTTCGGCGGCTGGGGCGATGCGACGGAAGGAAAGACAACGGCTGAAAACTGGAAAAATCCTTTTCAGGTCAGCGCGCTTCACCAACTGAGTTTTCAGCAAAGCGTTTTACGCTTTCACGACTACAAGGTGCTTGAAGATGGCAAGCCGGCATCTTTGGAATTGGACAAGTTTCATTTCTCCCTCAACAAGCCCTTGTTGAAAAGCGATTATGATTTTATTTTGAGCGTAGAGGCTCCACACCCCGATCAACCAACCGCGTTCAATGCGGCCGGGACCTTGAAGAACCTGCTCAACAAAGACCCGGTCTCCCGCTTGCAATGGAAGGGTAAGGTTCATGCGCAGAATTTGCACCTGTCGCTACTCAAGCCCTACCTGCACGCATTGTCCTATCAAGCGTCTGATGATAGCGAAATCGGTTTCGAGTCAGAATTTGAGGGCGCGCTGGGAGGCGCATGGACGCTCTCCGGCAAGGGACATTATGCGCTTGTGGGGCGCGATCATCTGCCGACGCTCTCCGATCAGGATTCGCCGAAACGCGCTTCGGCGCATTTTGATGTGCAGGTCGATGGGAATTCTCTGGATCTGAAAAAAGTCTCTTTGGAATCGGGACGCTTTGCCGTATCCGGTTCGGGCAAGGTGGAGAATATATTTTCAGAAGATCCCCAGTTGCAGTTTTCCATTTCAAGCAAAGCGTTTGAGGTGGATCACAGCCATGAATACATGCCTCTCAAGTTGCTTCCTGAGAAGATGCATCGTTTGGTGCAGAGCCGATTCACAGGCGGTTCATTCCGTATCAAATCGCTGGATTTTAAAGGTTCTCTGAACCAGTTGAAGCATCTCGACGATAAAAATAATTCCCACCTGTTTTCCTGCGAAATCGATCTGGACCGCGTGAACTGGATGGAGCCCTTGCCGGATTTTAAAAAAGTGACGGGCACCCTGTTGATGAAAGCCGGGGCAAGCAAGGTGCATATCGCCAAGACCACCTTTGAAGGATTGCCAATCACCGATATCGACGGCGTGATCCACGGTTTGTTATACGACCCCATCGCAGACTTGCGAGTTAAGAACAAGGTCGATATGGAGCAGTTTATAAAATTTCTGACCCGGATACTTGGCGACGATCCCTTTGCAGAGGTATTGCATGCGGTTGAAAGCGTGCGCGGTTCCGGCGTGGTGGAGGTGGCGTTGAAAGGATCGTTGAATGACGATTCCAAGCTCTCCATATTTGGCGATCTGGACGTGGAAAATCTTTCCGTCAAGAGACGCGGCTTGCCCGACGCGATTGAATCGGTGCGCGGCAAGGTGATCTATCGCGATCTGTCCGTAGATGAGAAGAAAGACGGCGCGCTTTCGATGGCGGAGTTCCACGGTTTCTCAGGGAGCATAGGTCGCAGTTCCTTTGAAGATTTTAACGGCAAGATGATTCTGGAGCGGGACAACCGTTACCGCGAGTTCTCTGCGAAGAGTCGCGTTCAACTGGCAGAGGTTCCAGACATACAAGGCTATATGGATTTATCAGAGCCTGTCTTGAAGTTCATCAATTCCCTGCAGTTTTCAGACGGCATCGCGGAGATCGAAAGTTTCGCTTCTGGAACCCCGGATACGAAGGCGGGCGTGAAGCGTTGGGGGACGGCGAAATTGCAGAATGTTTCGGTTCGCCTGCGCGACAAATTTCAACCGCTCATGAATGTTAAGGGAATTCTCAAATTCGACGATCAGGCGAAACTGCATTTGAATCATATTGAAGGCTGGTATGGCAACTCACCCATTCAATTGGGCGGAGAAGTCAAATTTGCACAGGAAAGAAAACCGGTATTCGATATTGATATCAAGTTGCCCAAGCTGGCTCAGTCCGATCTCAAGGACATTCCCCGCCTGGATCGCCTCAAGTTTAAGGGGCCGATCAACGTATCGACGCGCTTGAAGGGAACGGTGGACGCTTTCCAGTTCAGCAAGCAGATCAATTTGACGCAGACCAGTTATCAGTATGGCGGAGATTTTAGCAAGCCCGAGGGGCGACCGAATCAGATATCACTGAAGGGTCGAATGACAAAAAATAAAGACATTGACCTGGAATCGCTTGCGTTTGAATTGGACGGTTCCCGCCTTGAAGGCGTCGGTCATGTTGAAGGCGATTCTGATTTTGAATTAAAGTTGCAAGGGAAACAGTTGGAGTTGAAGCAGGTCGCTTCGTTTCTACCAAAGGCCCCCAAGCTCCTTTCCGGTCTTGCCGACCTGCAGGTTCAGGTGAAGGGATCGATGGAACGCTTGAGTCAGGCGGAGGTTCGTGCGCAAGCTGGGGTGACAAAGGTTGCTTTCGCTAAGACGTTTCCACAGGGAACGTTTACAGGAAATCTTGACTGGAACGGCGAAGCGATAGCGATTAAAAATGGCGGCTGGGTCGACAAGGATTCGAAATTAAAATTCACCGCTCGTTATGCGCCGGGGATTGAACCCAAGGCGCCTGAATTGACGGTTGAGTTGAACGAGGGCGTTTTAAACATCCATACAGAGCAGAGTGAAGGCGGCTCGGGTTTGTCGAAATGGATGGAAGGCGTCAGTTTGTTTGATAAAGGACGCACCCATGTGCGCCTGAATTTGTCTTTGCTGACCTACAAGCGGCTGGTGATGAAAAATCTTCGCGGTGAAGTGAAAATCCAGAACAGAAAAATTTCGGTGAACAAGTTGACCTTTGGCGAAGATGGAAAAATTCACAGCGAAGGCGCTTTGTCTTTTGTTAAGGGCAAGCCGATGGAATTCAAGCATCGTTTGTATGTGGAAGGGATCAGCGCGGAAAATTTTGTGGCTCCGTTTGGTTCCACCTTTAAGGAGGGCTTGACGGGTAAGGTGCATAATTTTTCAGCAAACCTATCCGGGCAGGGCGATGCATGGGAGGATATCATGGGCACCTTGACCGGGCGGGTGGAGTTCCTGCTGGACGCTGGAAAAATCTACAAGCGGCAAATGAAAAATGGAATCGCTTCTCTTACTGGAGAGCGGCAGGAAGCGTCTGGGACAGGAGAAGTTCCGGCTGAAAAGCCGTCGGATAATGAACTGCCTTACGATTCCATTTCAGGAAAGTTCATGTTGATTGGGGGGATTGCCGAGACCAGCGACTTTATTCTGGAAACTCCCGGGCGTCGAACCTCCCTGGTGGGCAAGCTGGATCTGGGGAAAGGGGAAATCGACGCGGTTCTTGGCGTGGCTCCGATGGCCAATCTGGATAAATTTCTCACGCAAATCCCTTTGGTGGGCAAGATCATCACCGCGGGAGACGAGGCCAGCCTGGTGAAGACTTATTACGCCTTGCGCGGTCCCCTGACCGATCCAAAGGCGACGGCGATTCCTTTTGTATCATTGGGTAAAAAGGTCATGGGAATTTTTCAAGGCATCCTGCAAACGCCTCAGGATATTCTCTCCTTGCCCACTTCCGACGATAACACCAATTGA
- a CDS encoding tetratricopeptide repeat protein, whose amino-acid sequence MNSFTSLRALRIGLFFLAVLPMSASLGNDFVLWDDPAYITENKFIQSFSFENLQRFALELHMGNWHPLTWFSHAVDVAVFGLNPMGHHLTNLLLHGLNAILVFIVFQLLWRSAKGEDLSLSETLACFSASLLFAIHPLRVESVVWASERKDVLCALFSLLCYGLYLSYAQEENRRARQQYYWASWGCLALALMSKPMAATAPLVLLLWDVYPLNRWNRVDARRLIVEKIPFIALIAGATVLALVAQKGAGAMLSVERLGWDERIMNAVHSGFFYLQKTLVPLGLSALYPFAEERVFWSAWFLGPALFFILLVGGGVWLWRGTLRSPALLAVVLYYAITLAPVAGVIQVGTQAAADRYTYLPTLGFYLLAAWLAWRGIESISEKHRRWVCLLALVTLYTVLAALTHRQTLVWADTASLWQNTARLYPDNLGRVHFTLAKIHDDAGRWREAEQGFLNAIRIDPKDIPARNRLGLLYSKLKRWEEAEAAFRSVLAIRVDAKTLNNLGLLYLQKGDFQAAEDRYKEALQAEPGMMEARANLGYLYMKQGKLDSAEEQLRLALQADPENAGIQRLWKLLQIDKADPLPNP is encoded by the coding sequence GTGAATTCCTTTACCTCATTGCGCGCTTTGCGCATCGGCCTTTTCTTTCTCGCCGTCCTGCCGATGAGCGCGTCTCTTGGAAACGACTTTGTCCTTTGGGACGATCCCGCCTACATCACCGAAAATAAATTCATTCAATCGTTCAGTTTCGAGAACCTGCAAAGGTTTGCCCTTGAGTTGCATATGGGCAACTGGCATCCCCTGACCTGGTTTTCACATGCGGTGGACGTCGCGGTGTTTGGACTGAACCCGATGGGGCACCACCTGACGAATCTGCTTCTGCACGGCTTGAACGCCATACTGGTGTTCATTGTCTTCCAACTCCTGTGGCGATCGGCGAAGGGGGAAGACCTGAGCCTTTCTGAAACGCTGGCCTGCTTTTCGGCGAGTCTTTTGTTTGCGATCCATCCGCTTCGAGTGGAATCGGTGGTCTGGGCCTCGGAGCGCAAGGACGTTTTGTGCGCTCTGTTCAGCCTGCTTTGCTACGGTCTGTATCTGTCTTACGCCCAGGAAGAGAATCGACGCGCCCGGCAACAATACTATTGGGCGTCCTGGGGCTGTCTCGCTCTGGCTTTGATGTCGAAGCCGATGGCGGCGACAGCGCCGCTGGTTCTGTTGCTATGGGACGTTTATCCACTCAATCGCTGGAACCGCGTTGACGCAAGACGATTGATTGTAGAAAAAATTCCTTTCATTGCTTTGATCGCGGGGGCCACAGTCCTTGCGCTGGTGGCGCAGAAGGGAGCTGGGGCGATGCTCTCTGTGGAGCGTCTGGGTTGGGATGAGCGCATCATGAATGCCGTACACAGCGGTTTTTTCTATTTGCAGAAAACCCTCGTTCCGCTGGGTCTGTCCGCCTTGTATCCATTTGCTGAAGAGAGGGTTTTCTGGAGCGCCTGGTTTTTGGGGCCTGCGTTGTTTTTTATTCTATTAGTTGGCGGGGGCGTTTGGTTGTGGCGGGGGACACTGCGTTCTCCTGCGTTACTCGCGGTTGTTTTGTATTACGCGATCACCCTCGCGCCGGTGGCAGGGGTGATTCAGGTGGGAACGCAAGCGGCGGCGGATCGTTACACCTATTTGCCTACCCTGGGGTTTTACCTGCTGGCGGCCTGGCTTGCCTGGCGCGGGATAGAATCAATTTCGGAAAAACATAGACGCTGGGTTTGTCTCCTGGCGCTTGTGACGCTGTATACGGTATTGGCGGCGTTGACCCATCGCCAGACCTTGGTTTGGGCGGATACGGCTTCATTATGGCAAAACACGGCGCGGCTGTACCCGGATAATCTGGGACGCGTTCATTTCACGCTGGCGAAAATTCATGACGATGCGGGTCGTTGGAGGGAAGCGGAACAAGGATTTCTGAACGCGATTCGGATTGATCCCAAAGACATTCCGGCGCGTAATCGTCTGGGATTGCTCTATTCAAAATTGAAACGCTGGGAAGAAGCGGAAGCGGCGTTCCGCTCCGTGCTTGCAATCCGGGTGGACGCGAAGACCTTGAACAATCTCGGCCTGCTGTATTTACAAAAGGGTGATTTTCAGGCGGCGGAAGATCGTTATAAAGAAGCCCTGCAGGCAGAGCCAGGCATGATGGAGGCGCGCGCTAATCTGGGTTACCTGTATATGAAACAAGGCAAGTTGGATAGCGCAGAGGAGCAGTTGCGTTTGGCATTGCAAGCCGATCCTGAAAATGCAGGCATCCAGCGTTTGTGGAAGCTTTTGCAAATCGACAAAGCAGACCCGCTGCCGAATCCATAG
- a CDS encoding sodium ion-translocating decarboxylase subunit beta produces MDFSFGSAALHILHSTGLEAITPGHMVMIVVACVLLYLAVWKEFEPLLLLPIGFGCLMANLPMSLMSNVDEGGLLHFFYQGVKYEILPPLVFLGVGALTDFGPLLANPSTLLLGAAAQVGVYTTLIGAVALGFNMQEASAIGIIGGADGPTSIFIASKLAPHLLGPIAVAAYSYMALVPLIQPPIMRMLTTPEERKIRMEQLKPISQNVKIIFPILVTIVCCLMLPGVTPLLGMLMLGNLFRESGVTKRLHETAETHLINIVTILLALAVGSSMTADSFLRIETLKIIVLGLLAFSMATAGGVLFGKLMCKITGGKVNPLIGSAGVSAVPMAARVSQKVGSEEDNKNFLLMHAMGPNVAGVIGSAVAAGVFVSLFGGDAGLSHTSAEAISAVVSLPTGGN; encoded by the coding sequence ATGGATTTCAGCTTCGGCTCAGCCGCTCTGCATATATTACACTCCACAGGACTTGAGGCCATTACACCCGGCCATATGGTCATGATTGTGGTCGCCTGCGTTCTTTTATATCTGGCAGTCTGGAAAGAATTCGAACCGCTTTTACTGCTCCCCATCGGTTTTGGCTGTCTCATGGCCAACCTGCCGATGAGCTTGATGAGCAACGTTGATGAAGGCGGACTGTTGCATTTTTTCTATCAAGGCGTCAAATATGAAATATTACCCCCTCTCGTTTTCCTTGGCGTTGGCGCGCTGACCGACTTCGGTCCCCTGCTCGCCAACCCCTCGACGCTTTTACTCGGCGCCGCCGCTCAGGTCGGCGTCTACACAACGCTCATTGGCGCCGTGGCCCTGGGATTCAACATGCAGGAAGCCAGCGCCATTGGCATCATCGGAGGCGCGGACGGTCCCACGTCCATCTTCATCGCCAGTAAACTGGCTCCGCATCTGCTCGGGCCTATCGCCGTCGCCGCGTATTCGTACATGGCGCTGGTGCCGCTCATTCAACCGCCGATCATGCGCATGCTGACCACGCCGGAAGAGCGCAAGATTCGCATGGAGCAGTTGAAACCCATTTCCCAAAATGTCAAAATCATTTTCCCCATACTCGTCACCATTGTATGTTGTCTGATGTTGCCCGGCGTGACCCCATTACTGGGCATGTTGATGCTTGGCAACTTGTTCCGCGAGTCCGGGGTGACCAAACGTCTGCATGAAACCGCAGAAACGCATTTGATCAATATCGTCACTATTTTACTGGCTTTGGCTGTCGGCTCTTCAATGACCGCCGACTCCTTTTTGCGCATTGAGACTTTAAAGATCATCGTTCTCGGTCTGCTCGCATTTTCCATGGCGACCGCAGGCGGTGTCTTGTTTGGCAAACTCATGTGCAAAATTACAGGCGGTAAAGTCAATCCGCTGATCGGCTCTGCGGGAGTTTCCGCCGTTCCCATGGCGGCGCGCGTCTCGCAGAAGGTCGGCTCCGAGGAAGACAACAAAAACTTTCTCCTCATGCATGCGATGGGTCCCAACGTCGCGGGAGTGATTGGAAGCGCGGTCGCCGCCGGCGTCTTTGTTTCCCTGTTTGGCGGCGATGCCGGATTATCGCACACCAGCGCAGAAGCTATTTCCGCCGTCGTCTCCTTGCCAACGGGAGGGAACTGA